A segment of the Bradyrhizobium sp. CCBAU 53340 genome:
TGGGCCCGCCGCATCGTTGGCGTCGGCGTGTCCGGCATTGCCTTTGCCAATGTCGCCCTCCTGCTCGGCTTGCCCAGCACCGGCTATGCCGCGCTGCTCCGCATGGTGATGCTGGTCGTCCATCTCTTCGTCGTCGTCATCATCCTGCAATGCCGCCGCCAGGTGGCGGACGCCATTCGCGCGCCCGCCGAACGGCAGGGTATTGCGGCACGTCTGCGCAATCGCATCGCCGGCGGCTGGCATTATCTTGCAATCGCGCTCGACCTCGCGCTGTGGGCGGTCTGGGCGCTCAACATCCGCAACGGCTATTCGCTGCTGCTGCAATATTTCGTCGGGACCGTCGTGGTGGCGCTGATGACGCGCGTCGCCATCATGGTGACCCTGAGCCTGATCGACCGCGGCTTCCGCATCCAGCCGGACATCCTCCATCGATTTCCCGGCCTGGAGGTCCGCGCCAATCGCTATCTGCCGCTGCTACGCAAGATCGTCTCCGGCGTGATCGCCTTCATCGGCTTCGTCGCCGTGCTCGAGGTCTGGGGCGTCGACGCCATCGTCTGGTTCTATGGCGGCCAGATCGGCAGCCAGTTGATTTCCGCCGTGGCGACGATCGGCGTCGCTGTCTTCATCGCTGCGGTGATCTGGGAGGCCAGCAATGCACTGCTGGATCGCCAGATCAATACGCTGTCGCGCGACGGACATTACGCCCGCGCGGCGCGCCTGCGCACCTTCCAGCCGATGCTGCGCACGGCGCTGCTGTGCGTGATCGCCACGGTCGTCGGCCTCACGGCGCTCAGCGAGATCGGCGTCAATGTCGCGCCGCTACTCGCCGGCGCCGGCATCGTCGGCATTGCCATCGGCTTCGGCTCGCAGAAGCTGGTGCAGGATCTCATCACCGGTCTGTTCCTGTTGCTGGAGAACACGGTGCAGGTCGGCGACACCGTCAGCGTGTCCGGCCTCACAGGCGTGGTCGAGAATGTCTCGATCCGCACCATCCGCCTGCGCGCCGGCGACGGCGCCGTGCACATCGTGCCGTTCAGCGCGGTGACCACCATCACCAACGCCAGCCGCGGCGCCGGCAATGCCTCCGTCAGCGTCAACGTCGCCTACAAGGAAGATACCGACCGCGCCGGCCAGATCCTCAAGGACATCGTCGAGGAGATGCGCCGCGAGGCGGAATTCCGCCCGTTGATCCGCGGCGACCTCGAACTCTGGGGCATCGACAAGGTGGATGGCGCGATGGTGTCGATCGTCGGTCAGATCCGCTGCACCGAGGCCGGCCGCTGGCCGGTCCAGCGCGAGTTCAACCGTCGCATGAAGCAGCGCTTCCAGCAGCAGGATATCGAGGTGGCCTCCGCCACCCAGACGATCTTGATGCATGTCGCGCCGCCGGCCGACGTCGCCGCCAACCTCACGGCGCGGCGGGCTGCCGGTTAGCGGCACCGCGCGGATTTTCCGAATAGCCTCCGCTCATCTGGCAGCGTTCTCTCGCCCTGCAGCCCGCTGATGACATGCGGACGACGAGAAGTTCGAGCGACTTGCGCGCACGCCTCGTCCTTCGAGACGACCGCTTCCGGCGGTCTCCTCAGAGCCTGACCGAAAATGAAGTCGAGTCATTTCAACATCTTGCGGCGGTGGTCGTTAGCTTCGAAAACCAGGTTCGCTGTAACGAACGTGCTCAATGCATAGGGATTTCCGATCAGGAGGAATCGACTACCTCCCAGAAACACCAACTCTGCCTTCCTTGGTTTTCAAGGACTTATTTTGAGTCAGGCTCTCAGGATGAGGCTAAACGGCATCAGCGCCCGCTGTTGCTGCTGCACGCACTCCGCCCTGATCCCGAGGGTCCGCCAGAGGCGGGCGACTCGAAGGATGCGCCGCGGGCGAAATCGAGGGGCTGCATGGTTCGAGACGCGCGTTTCGCGCTCCTCACCATGAGGGGTGAGAGTCTTGTCGCGTTAACTTTTGTGCCGCGTGCGACTGCGGATCGTTCGCGGAAATCTCGCTGCGGTGCGAGATCACAATCGACGCGCCCAGCGCTACGTCCTTGATCTCGATGAAGCGCTGGCCGACAATATCTGCCGTTCAATATGAAGCTTTTTGGGGGAATTCGTGAATAGACCTGCCCGGGTCGTTGCCCAACCGACATCATCCGATTCAACGCATGGCATGACGCTGCTGCGCGATCCCCTGCTCAACAAGGGCACGGCCTTCACGGAAGCCGAACGCGCCGCTCTCGGACTGCGCGGCCTGTTGCCGCCTTGCGTGCTGACGATCGAGGCGCAGGTCGAGCGCGTGCTGATCAACCTGCGCTCGCTGCCGACGGACCTGGAAAAATATGTCGCGCTGAATGCGCTGCATGACCGCAACGAGGCGCTGTTCTTCCGCGTCGTGGTCGACAATATCGACGAGATCCAGCCGATCATCTACACGCCGACGGTCGGGCTTGCCTGCCAGAAATACGGCCTGATCTTCCAGCGGCCGCGCGGCATGTTCATCTCCTCGCGCGATCGCGGCCAGATCGCCGAGATCCTGAAGAACTGGCCCTATCCCGCCAAGCTGATCGTCGTCACCGACGGCGAGCGCATTTTGGGACTTGGCGATCTCGGCGCCAACGGCATGGGCATCCCCGTGGGCAAGCTGTCGCTTTATTCGGCCTGCGCCGGCGTGCATCCCGAGCATTGCCTGCCCATCGTGCTCGACGTCGGCACCAACAACGAGGAGCTGCTGAGCGATCCCTATTATCTCGGCCTGCGCGAGCGGCGGCTTAAGGGCGAAGCCTATGACAGCTTCGTCGACGAGTTCATGACGGCCGCGCGAAAGACCTTTCCCGGCGTGCTGATCCAGTTCGAGGACTTCGCCAATCATTCGGCGTTCAAGCTGCTGCACAAATACCGCGATGAAACCTGCGTCTTCAACGACGACATCCAGGGCACCGCAGCGGTGGCGCTCGCCGGCCTGTTCTCGGCGCTCAAGGTGAACGGCGGCAAGCTGCGGGACCAGCGCATCCTGTTCCTCGGCGCAGGCGAGGCCGCAACCGGCATCGCCGATCTCGTCGTTTCCGCCATGATGGCGGAGGGTGCAACGGAAGCCGAGGCGCTCCGACGCAACTGGCTGGTGGATTCCCGCGGCCTCGTCGTCAGTGGCCGCGACGGCCTTCACGGCCACAAGCTCCGCTACGCGCATACGGATCAAGCGCCGATCGCCGATTTCCTCACCGCGATCAAGACGCTGAAGCCGACGGCGATCATCGGCGTCGCCGCGGTCGGCGGCGCCTTCACCCCTGATGTGCTCAAGACGATGGCCGAGCTCAACGAGCAGCCGATCGTGTTCGCGCTGTCCAACCCGACCTCGAAGGCCGAGTGCTCGGCGGAGGACGCCTATCGCTACACCGACGGCCGCGCGCTGTTCGCCTGCGGCAGCCCCTATGATCCGGTCAAGCTCAATGGCCGCACCTTCGTGCCGCGCCAGGGCAACAACTCCTACATCTTCCCCGGCGTCGGCCTCGGCGTCATCGCCAGCCGCTCGCGGCTCGTGACCGACGAGATGTTCATGGCCGCCGCCCACACGCTCGCCGATTGCGTCGGCAAGGAGGATCTCGCCCAGGGCAGCCTCTATCCGGCACTGCCCCGCATCCGCGAGGTCTCGGCCCGCATCGCGGCGGCGGTCGCCGACGTCGCCTTCCAGCGCGGCCTCGCCGACGGACCCGCGCCCAACGACGCGAAGGCCCTGGTCCAGTCGCAGATGTACGAGCCGAAATACTAGGCCAGGGACGGCTGGAGACTGCCGGGAAAGCTCGGCCTGCATGGTTCGAGACGCCCGCTTTGGCGGGCTCCTCACCATGAGGGTCTGATATCTGGCCACGAAGCATGTCCTCTAAGGGCCCGCCGCAGGCGGCGTCTCGAAGGATGGTCAAGCAAGGTGCCTGGCACGGCCGGAATCGCAATTGTCGGCCCGGCGAGGCCCGGCCGGAGCCGCGCCCGATCGTCTGGCGCGTCGTATCGGGCTGATTTTTTCCCCTTCTGTGCCGATTCAGGACAGGTGACTGTGGTGGATTCATCACAGCCGGCGCGAAACGATGGCGGCCCCAAGGCCGCTTTTGTTCAGCCAAGGTTCTGCCCTCATTGCCCACCGAAACTTGGGCGTGTTCGGAGGGCGCATCATGTCTCGCATTGCACGTGCCGAAACGACCCCGACTTCGCCGGCAGCCTCGTCACGGTTGCTGCTTGCCATCATCGGCGCCGCATCGCTTGCTGCCTGCGCGCAATCACCGGTTGGACGTCAGAGGGCCGATCTCGCTCCGACCACAAAGCAGGTTGCGATCGAGCGGCCGCACCGCGTGGCGGCGCTGCATCCGCGTCCGATCCACAGGCCACGTCCCTACGTCGACACAGCGAGCGCCAAACCGACGGGGTCGCAGGGCCTCGCCAGCTTCTATTCGGATACGGAGACCGCGAGCGGCGAGAAGTTCGACAAGAACGAGCTGACCGCGGCGCATCCGACGCTGCCCTTCGGCACCAAGCTGCGTGTCACCGATGTCTCCTCCGGTCGCTTCGTCACCGTCCGGGTCAATGATCGCGGGCCCTTCGTTCGCGGCCGCGTGGTCGACATCTCGCCGTCCGCGGCCGAGGCGCTCGGCATGGTCGACAAGGGCCTCGCCAATGTCCGGCTCGACGTCGTGCAATAGAGCGCTTACGTCTCGATCGGCGCTGCGCTTAACCGGCTGTTAGCGGCTCTCACGCACGATGGCTGCCCGGCAAGTCGGGGCTTTGCAAGTCGGGGTTTTGGGGGAGACGGCGCTTGAACACGATCCAGCATCTGGAAGATCAGGCGGCGCGCGCCGAGCGACTTGCCAAACGGATCACGGATACGCCGACGATCGAAAAGCTGCTGACCTTCGCCGGCGAACGCCGCCGCGAGATCGAACTCATCGCCGGCCGGCGGCGCAACTGACGCCTGCCATCCATGCTCTGAACGCATTTGCCCTCTCCGTAAAGCGCGGAACTTCCTCTCCTTTCCAGCGTCATGTCTGACATGAACATGGAGGAGGAAGCCATGGGTTTTGGAAGAGGTGCTTTGCTCTGGTTGCTAGGCGTGCCGCTGCCGGTCATCCTGCTGCTGGCGATTTTCTGGCACCACTGAGATCATCGTGATGTCGACACAGGAAAAGCGCCGCGGAAGCGGCGTTTTTTCTTGCTCGTTTTCTTGCTCGCGATCTGGCGCTTGTGGCGCGGAGGTGCGGGATCAGCTGTGGCTCTCGACGAAATCGCTGAGATAGTCGGGCAGCGTCACGCCGTCGATGTCGCAGCGCGCCTGGATCTCGTCGGCAACGTCGTTCGAGATGTCCTTCATCCAGTGCTCGAGCGTGTTGAACGAAATCACCTTGATGGGGTCGCTGAAGCAGCCGGCGACGAGCTCGCTGATCGCGGTGTCGAGATCGCTTCGCTCGACGCGGATTTCGGTTGCCTCGTCGAGGCGATCGATCACCACGAACAAGGTCTGGTCGGCGCCGTAGGGCACGGCCGGAGATGGTGTGCCAGGATCAAGCATGTGAGAGACTCACGCCTTCGCTTTCCGATCCCTGTTAACGGGAAAAACCGGAAGAAGGTTCCTGGCAAAATCGGACGGGGCAGGTCGGACGTCTGTCCTGCGCGTACAGCCGCGCCATCCGCGCGCGCAATCAGAGAAATTCCCTCAGCCGCGACAGCTCGGCGACGTGTTCGGGCGAGAGGATGTCCGTCACCAGCGGCGGTTGCGCCGCCGTGCGGATCTCGTAGAGATGTCTTGATGGCGCAGGCTTCTCCATGAAAGCCGAGATGCAGGCATCCAGCGTGCCTTCGCTCACCTGATAGGGCGAGCGGTCGGGCCGGCGCTGATTTCCGAGTGATGGCCATTTCTGCAGCACCGCATAGGCGCCGAAATCGACCTTTGTATCCGTAACAGTTGCGTCCCCCATCATCCCCGCCTCACGCAAAAAGAACCCCGGCACGCTAGCCTTGCGTGCCAGGGCCCATACCCATCGCTGCATCTCAATGCCACGCCTCGATAACGCGGCGGCCGGGCAAAGGTTCCCGGCCGATGTCGGCTTAACTCGCCGCCGCTGCGATTTTATGTGCGGGGCTGGCATGGCCGTGGCCGGCCTCGTCGCCGCTTCTGACCTCCGGCGGAAGCCCAGCGAAGCGCCGCAGGGCCTGCGCCATCTGCACCCGGCCCTGGACGCTGGTGATCACCACGTCGACCATCGTAAAGGACGAATGGAAATGACCGTGCGCCTTGAGCTGCTCGACCGGGACGCCGGCGGCCGCCATCGCCTCGGCATAGGCGATGCCTTCGTCGCGCAGCGGATCGAACTCGCAGGTGGCGACGAAGGCCGGCGGCAGGCCGGCGACCTTGCCGCGCAGCGGCGAGACGCGCGGATCGGTGCGATCGGCTGGCGAGCAGTAGAGGTCCCAGAACCAGTACATCAGTGAACGCGTCAGGAAGTAACCGATCGCATTGTCGTTGTAGGAGGGCCGGTCGAAGCTGCAGTCGGTGACCGGGCACACCAGCAGCTGGCCTGATATCTCGGGCCCGCCGCGATCGCGCGCGAGCTGACAGGTGACCGCGGCGATGTTGCCGCCGGCGCTCCAGCCGGCGACCAGCACCGGTCCCTGCATGCCGCCGAGCTCGGCGAGATGCTCGGAGATCCAGCGTGTCGCCGCATAGCCGTCCTCGGCCGCCGCCGGGAAGCGATGCTCCGGCGCGTGGCGATAGCCGACGCTGACGAACATCATGCCGGTCCGCCGCACCATGTCGCGGCAGAACGGCTCGTCGGACTGCTCGTCGCCGAGCACCCAGCCGCCGCCGTGGAAATAGACCACGACCGGATGCGGCCCCGGCGTTGCCGGCTTGTAGACGCGGTAAGGCAGCGGGCCGTCGGCGCCGGGCAGCGTGCCGTCGACGATCTCGCCGATCGGCCGCCCCGCGGGCCGGCTTTTGTTGAACTCGTTGACGAAGGCGCGCGCGCCTGCCGCACCCATCGACTCGATCGGCGGCAGGTTCAGCGACGCCAGCAGGTTCAGCACCAGCCGCACGTCGGGCTGCAGCCGCACCACCTCGCCGTCATTGCATTGCGCGGCGACGTTGGGACCTGTCAGCTTGAAACCGAGCATGCCGCGGCTGACGACATCGTCGCAGATGCTGCGATAGGGGCCGACGCCGCCGGTATAGGGCATCAGGGCCTGAACCTTGCCGGGCACGTTGGCGCCCGTGTACCAAGTGTTGGCGAGCCGGTGCAGCGTCAGCATCGCGCAGTCGGCCATATGCCTGTTCCAGCCGGCCTGCGCCGTCTCGGTCGGCTCGATCGTGGTGAAGCCGGCATCGCGCAAGGCTGCGAGGCGATCGACGACCCAGTCGACATGCTGCTCGATCGACACCGCCATGTTCGACAGCACCGACGGGCTGCCGGGGCCGGTGATCATGAAGAAGTTCGGGAAGCCTTCGACCGTGAGCCCGAGATAGCTCTGCGGCCCATGCGCCCAGACATCGGAGAGCGACTTGCCGCCACGTCCGGTGATCGGATGCACGGCGCGGATCGCGCCGGTCATGGCGTCGAAGCCGGTCGCGAACACGATGACGTCGACATCGACATCGCGCCTGGACGTGGTGATGCCGCTTGCGGTGATCGCCTTGATCGGCTCCTGGCGCAGATTGACCAACGTGACGTTGGGCCGGTTGTAGGTTGCGTAGTAATTGGTGTCGAGGCAGGGACGCTTTGCGCCGAACGGATGATCGTCCGGCATGAGCGCCGCGGCCGTTTCGGGATCCCTGACGGTGGCGCGGATCTTCTCGCGGATCAGATCCTGGACGATCTTGTTGCCGTCGACGTCGACGGCCTGGTCGGCCCAGAGCTGCGTCAGGATGTGGACGAGGTCGCCGGCCGCCCAGGCGCGTTCGAACCGCTCGCGACGCTCGGCATCGCTCAATTGCCAGCTGACGGCCGTCTGCTGCGGATAGGGCACGCCCGCCATCGACTGGCGTGCCTGCTGGCGATACGCCGCGCGATCTTCGCGCAGCAGGTTCATGCGGTCGTCCGGCGCCGGGCCGTTGTGGGCAGGCAGCGCGAAATTCGGCGTGCGCTGGAACACGGTCAGATGCGCGGCCTGTTCGGCGATCAACGGGATCGATTGAATGCCTGACGAACCCGTGCCGATCACGGCGACGCGCTTTCCGGCGAGGTTGACGCCGCTATGCGGCCAGCGCCCGGTGAAATAGATCTCGCCCCCGAAATCCTTGACGCCTTCGATCTCCGGCGGCTTTGGCGCGGAAAGGCAGCCGGTGGCCATGATGTAATGGCGACAGGAGACCGGCGCGCCATTGTCGGTGGTGATGAGCCAGCGCTCGGCCGCTTCGTCCCATCTGGCTTCGGTGACCTTGGTCTTGAAGCGGATGTCGCGCCTGAGATCATAGCGGTCGGCGACGAAGCCGAGATAGCGCAGGATCTCGGGCTGGGTCGCGTATTTCTCCGACCAGGTCCAGGAGTCCTCGAGTTCCGGATCGAAGGTGTAGCTGTAATCGATGGTCTGGATATCGCAGCGCGCGCCGGGATAGCGGTTCCAGTACCAGGTGCCGCCGACGTCGCCTGCTTCTTCGAGCGCGACGGCCGACAGGCCGGCCTTGCGCAGGCGATGGAGCAGATAAAGACCGGCAAATCCCGCGCCGACCACGGCAACATCGACCTGCTGGGGCGTTCCACCCGCCCTGGACTCACGTGTGGCGACCATCGCTTCAGGCATGGCATTCCTCCCGCTTATTTTGTTTTGCCGGCAGGCTAGCTCTGCAGGCTCGGCTTGTCATCAAAGCAAGTGCAATCTTCGGTGGTCCCGTTTGCGGCATCATCGTGGCGGCGCGAACGTTGCCTCAATGCACGCATCGCGATGCACAATGGCCGTGATTGCCCGGGGTAATCATGGCCGATCCGTCTGTGTATGCTTGCGGCTACAAGCCACGCTTATCCAGGGCGTCATGACAGAGTTGAGTGAGCGGACCAAAGCGAACATGGACGTCGTCCTGGAGGAGACGTGCCGGCAATTGCCGCATGGCGGCGATCACGACAGCCGCAGGTTCATCGCCGAGCGCCTGATCGAGGCTGCAAAATCCGGTCATTCGACGCTTGGCGAACTCGGCATCATCGCCCGGCGCGCGCTGGCGGAGATTCTCGCCAAGGGCGGCTAGCTGTCCAAGGGCGGCTAGCTGTCGCCACAACGCTTGCCTCTTCGCCGGACACCGACGTAACCTGCAGGCCAACATATCCGCGCATCGAGATGCCCTGAAGATGCGGTGCCTGTTTGCGCTCATTGCGGCCTTTGCATTGCTTTGCACCGGTCGGGCCCTGGCCCAGCCGGTTGGACAATTTCCATTTGCATTGACCCGCGAAGGCCAGATGCTTGGCGCCGTCGAGGGCGAAGTGGCCTCGTTCAAGGGGCTTGCCTATGCAGCGCCGCCGGTCGGCAGCCTGCGCTGGCGTTCGCCGCAGGCCTTGCCCGAGAGTTCGGAGATGAGCATGGCCTACGACTATGCCGCGCCTTGTCTCCAGCCGTCGATACCGGTCGCGCGCGAGGATTGCCTCACACTCAACGTGTTTCGCCCCTTCGGCGTCGACGGCCCGCTCCCGGTGATGGTGTTCATCCATGGCGGCGGCTTCGTCGCCGGCACCGCCAACGATCCGTTGTTCGACGGCGCAAGGCTTGCGCAGGCCGGACTCATCGTGGTCACCGTGAATTATCGCCTGGGGGCGCTCGGCTGGCTCAGGCTTCCCGCACTGTCGGAAGACGGCTCGGGCAATTTCGGCCTGATGGACCAGATCACGGCGCTGCGCTGGGTGCACGACAACGTCGCGGCCTTCGGCGGCGATGCGAACAACGTGACGCTGTTCGGCAACGGCGCCGGCGCGACATCGATCGCGCTCCTGATGCTGTGTGCGCAATCGCGCGATCTGTTCCAGAAGGCCATTCTGCAATCCATCCCCGCCCGCGCGCGCCTGCCGTCGTCACAGGAAGCGGAGGCCGCGGGCCTGAAATTTGCTGCCGCGCTCGGCCGGCAAGTGGATTTGCGCTCGGTCGAACCGGCGCGGCTGCTTGCTGCTGAACGGCGACTTCTGGACAAATCGCCGCGCAGCTTTGCGCCGGCGATGGATGAAAGCCTGGTGAAGGAAGAGATCGCCGCGGGATTCGCGGCAGGGCATGAGAGCCGCATTCCCCTGATCATCGGCTCGAACGACGACGAGACCCGCTTCGATAGCGAGCTCGAGGTCAAGGAGGCGCTATCGTCTTCCGGCGACAGCGTCGAGGCGTTGCGCAAGCTCTATCCCGACGCCACCAGGGCTTCAGACATTGCGGCCAGCTTCTACACCGACAAGGCTTTCTCCGAGCCGGTGCGATTGCTCGCCCGGCTTCATGCCGCGACCGGTGCGCCGACTTTCCGCTATCGCTTTGCCTATGTGCCGGAAGGGCGGCGCGGCAATGCTGACGAAGGCCACGGGCGCGAGTTGCAGTTCATCTTCGGCGCAGAGGGTGTCCCCGGCGCGGGCATCTTCTCGCGGCGCGATCGCGAGGTCGCAAACCGCCTGCGGGCCTACTGGATCAACTTCGCCAGGAGCGGCGATCCCAACGGCGCCGAGCTGCCGCATTGGGATGCGGTCGCAGACCGCGACCATCTGCTGCTGGTCACGAATGATCGCATCGCGAGCGGTGACGATCCATGGATAGAGCGTCTGGACCGGCTCGCAGGCGAGAACAAGAAATGAG
Coding sequences within it:
- a CDS encoding mechanosensitive ion channel domain-containing protein, with the protein product MSHRLVPALLAILFLAIPSLSSARAQAPAPPPANALSPDQARRALETLQDDQKRAQMIDTLRAIANAPGQQQPAAPPAEHKSPIPLSADGLGAQLLLTVSEEIGEISRDVADMARTLTNFPAFYYWIMRTANDPAAYNLLIEIAWKLALVFGSALAAEWVIVRLIRRPVAFLEGRVPQTTRLSAQALPIADPPSSVADVTPAAELHKHRHSLARVWQLLLRLPFVVGRLVLELLPVFIFVGLATALLGTEIGEPATVRLVILAVVNAYAFSRGLICLVRVLAGPFGLFPARAETAAYVEIWARRIVGVGVSGIAFANVALLLGLPSTGYAALLRMVMLVVHLFVVVIILQCRRQVADAIRAPAERQGIAARLRNRIAGGWHYLAIALDLALWAVWALNIRNGYSLLLQYFVGTVVVALMTRVAIMVTLSLIDRGFRIQPDILHRFPGLEVRANRYLPLLRKIVSGVIAFIGFVAVLEVWGVDAIVWFYGGQIGSQLISAVATIGVAVFIAAVIWEASNALLDRQINTLSRDGHYARAARLRTFQPMLRTALLCVIATVVGLTALSEIGVNVAPLLAGAGIVGIAIGFGSQKLVQDLITGLFLLLENTVQVGDTVSVSGLTGVVENVSIRTIRLRAGDGAVHIVPFSAVTTITNASRGAGNASVSVNVAYKEDTDRAGQILKDIVEEMRREAEFRPLIRGDLELWGIDKVDGAMVSIVGQIRCTEAGRWPVQREFNRRMKQRFQQQDIEVASATQTILMHVAPPADVAANLTARRAAG
- a CDS encoding NAD-dependent malic enzyme; the protein is MTLLRDPLLNKGTAFTEAERAALGLRGLLPPCVLTIEAQVERVLINLRSLPTDLEKYVALNALHDRNEALFFRVVVDNIDEIQPIIYTPTVGLACQKYGLIFQRPRGMFISSRDRGQIAEILKNWPYPAKLIVVTDGERILGLGDLGANGMGIPVGKLSLYSACAGVHPEHCLPIVLDVGTNNEELLSDPYYLGLRERRLKGEAYDSFVDEFMTAARKTFPGVLIQFEDFANHSAFKLLHKYRDETCVFNDDIQGTAAVALAGLFSALKVNGGKLRDQRILFLGAGEAATGIADLVVSAMMAEGATEAEALRRNWLVDSRGLVVSGRDGLHGHKLRYAHTDQAPIADFLTAIKTLKPTAIIGVAAVGGAFTPDVLKTMAELNEQPIVFALSNPTSKAECSAEDAYRYTDGRALFACGSPYDPVKLNGRTFVPRQGNNSYIFPGVGLGVIASRSRLVTDEMFMAAAHTLADCVGKEDLAQGSLYPALPRIREVSARIAAAVADVAFQRGLADGPAPNDAKALVQSQMYEPKY
- a CDS encoding septal ring lytic transglycosylase RlpA family protein, translating into MSRIARAETTPTSPAASSRLLLAIIGAASLAACAQSPVGRQRADLAPTTKQVAIERPHRVAALHPRPIHRPRPYVDTASAKPTGSQGLASFYSDTETASGEKFDKNELTAAHPTLPFGTKLRVTDVSSGRFVTVRVNDRGPFVRGRVVDISPSAAEALGMVDKGLANVRLDVVQ
- a CDS encoding alpha/beta hydrolase fold domain-containing protein, whose amino-acid sequence is MPEAMVATRESRAGGTPQQVDVAVVGAGFAGLYLLHRLRKAGLSAVALEEAGDVGGTWYWNRYPGARCDIQTIDYSYTFDPELEDSWTWSEKYATQPEILRYLGFVADRYDLRRDIRFKTKVTEARWDEAAERWLITTDNGAPVSCRHYIMATGCLSAPKPPEIEGVKDFGGEIYFTGRWPHSGVNLAGKRVAVIGTGSSGIQSIPLIAEQAAHLTVFQRTPNFALPAHNGPAPDDRMNLLREDRAAYRQQARQSMAGVPYPQQTAVSWQLSDAERRERFERAWAAGDLVHILTQLWADQAVDVDGNKIVQDLIREKIRATVRDPETAAALMPDDHPFGAKRPCLDTNYYATYNRPNVTLVNLRQEPIKAITASGITTSRRDVDVDVIVFATGFDAMTGAIRAVHPITGRGGKSLSDVWAHGPQSYLGLTVEGFPNFFMITGPGSPSVLSNMAVSIEQHVDWVVDRLAALRDAGFTTIEPTETAQAGWNRHMADCAMLTLHRLANTWYTGANVPGKVQALMPYTGGVGPYRSICDDVVSRGMLGFKLTGPNVAAQCNDGEVVRLQPDVRLVLNLLASLNLPPIESMGAAGARAFVNEFNKSRPAGRPIGEIVDGTLPGADGPLPYRVYKPATPGPHPVVVYFHGGGWVLGDEQSDEPFCRDMVRRTGMMFVSVGYRHAPEHRFPAAAEDGYAATRWISEHLAELGGMQGPVLVAGWSAGGNIAAVTCQLARDRGGPEISGQLLVCPVTDCSFDRPSYNDNAIGYFLTRSLMYWFWDLYCSPADRTDPRVSPLRGKVAGLPPAFVATCEFDPLRDEGIAYAEAMAAAGVPVEQLKAHGHFHSSFTMVDVVITSVQGRVQMAQALRRFAGLPPEVRSGDEAGHGHASPAHKIAAAAS
- a CDS encoding carboxylesterase/lipase family protein, whose protein sequence is MRCLFALIAAFALLCTGRALAQPVGQFPFALTREGQMLGAVEGEVASFKGLAYAAPPVGSLRWRSPQALPESSEMSMAYDYAAPCLQPSIPVAREDCLTLNVFRPFGVDGPLPVMVFIHGGGFVAGTANDPLFDGARLAQAGLIVVTVNYRLGALGWLRLPALSEDGSGNFGLMDQITALRWVHDNVAAFGGDANNVTLFGNGAGATSIALLMLCAQSRDLFQKAILQSIPARARLPSSQEAEAAGLKFAAALGRQVDLRSVEPARLLAAERRLLDKSPRSFAPAMDESLVKEEIAAGFAAGHESRIPLIIGSNDDETRFDSELEVKEALSSSGDSVEALRKLYPDATRASDIAASFYTDKAFSEPVRLLARLHAATGAPTFRYRFAYVPEGRRGNADEGHGRELQFIFGAEGVPGAGIFSRRDREVANRLRAYWINFARSGDPNGAELPHWDAVADRDHLLLVTNDRIASGDDPWIERLDRLAGENKK